The Solibacillus sp. FSL R7-0682 genome includes a window with the following:
- a CDS encoding DMT family transporter, with the protein MERLKGIAMIITGSVLWGATGPMMEWLLEYTTMTAEFMLAVRLIIAGIFILSILMIQKSKVMIIWKNRYWATQLIIFSMIGMVGLQYTFVKTIEVSDAIVATLLQFLAPIFIILYMAMFYKTLPPKSQFIGIIGTLLGLYLLLTNGSMSTLLVSTDALVWGVFLGLTYAFYTLYPARLMAEVGVIIIIGWGMIISGIVFAFMGKVWQLRQWSPLADSFNFSLIFGISIFGAIAYILFLTSLKYISPVETSILSSFEPLTAMLISVIWLGSVLYEWQLLGILLMLIFVAYLSISGGKKSKNSTA; encoded by the coding sequence TTGGAACGTTTGAAGGGAATTGCAATGATTATAACTGGTTCCGTTCTTTGGGGAGCAACAGGACCCATGATGGAATGGTTACTGGAATACACGACGATGACTGCGGAGTTTATGTTAGCAGTAAGGTTAATTATTGCAGGTATATTTATTTTATCGATATTAATGATACAAAAATCAAAAGTGATGATCATTTGGAAAAATCGCTATTGGGCTACTCAGCTAATCATATTTAGTATGATTGGAATGGTTGGATTACAATACACTTTTGTGAAAACAATTGAGGTAAGTGATGCAATAGTAGCCACATTGCTACAATTTTTAGCGCCAATCTTTATCATTTTATATATGGCAATGTTTTATAAAACATTGCCACCAAAATCCCAATTTATCGGAATAATTGGTACACTGCTAGGTCTTTATCTCTTATTAACGAATGGCTCAATGTCTACACTTTTAGTTAGTACGGATGCCCTTGTTTGGGGTGTATTTTTAGGATTAACCTATGCCTTTTACACATTATATCCTGCCCGCTTAATGGCAGAGGTAGGTGTTATAATAATTATTGGTTGGGGAATGATCATTAGTGGGATCGTGTTTGCTTTTATGGGCAAAGTGTGGCAGCTAAGACAGTGGTCACCACTAGCTGATTCCTTTAACTTTTCACTTATTTTTGGAATTAGTATATTTGGAGCAATTGCGTATATTTTATTTTTAACAAGTTTAAAATACATATCTCCTGTAGAAACAAGTATTTTATCGAGTTTTGAACCGCTGACAGCCATGCTTATTTCAGTAATTTGGCTAGGCTCAGTCCTTTATGAGTGGCAGTTATTGGGTATTTTACTGATGCTTATATTTGTTGCCTATTTATCAATAAGCGGCGGCAAAAAATCAAAAAATTCAACTGCCTAA
- a CDS encoding NAD-dependent deacylase: MAIETLVEWMKNSNSTVVLTGAGMSTESGIPDFRSQSGWWQNIDPRSVASVESLQHHYELFREFYQMRIEALTNIEPHIGHQILADWEKRGLVALIATQNVDQLHHKAGSEEVAELHGNIVTIRCTSCVKPHTIEHFLNNSVCTYCTGKLRPNVVLFGESLPQEAWNRSFNEIQNADLVIVIGTSLEVYPVNQLPRMARGKLVYINLDVSGSTRQFDLVLEGSAGEVLTKIDQKLALF; the protein is encoded by the coding sequence ATGGCAATTGAAACACTCGTAGAATGGATGAAAAATTCAAATTCAACGGTTGTCTTAACAGGTGCCGGAATGTCGACGGAATCTGGAATTCCTGATTTTCGATCTCAATCAGGTTGGTGGCAAAATATAGATCCACGTTCGGTTGCTTCAGTAGAAAGCTTGCAACATCATTATGAGCTTTTCCGTGAATTTTATCAAATGCGTATCGAGGCGCTGACAAATATTGAGCCACATATCGGGCATCAAATACTTGCGGATTGGGAGAAGAGAGGTTTAGTAGCACTTATTGCGACGCAAAATGTAGACCAGTTACATCATAAGGCAGGAAGTGAGGAGGTAGCCGAGCTACACGGAAATATTGTCACAATTCGATGCACTAGCTGTGTTAAGCCTCATACAATCGAGCATTTCTTGAATAATTCCGTTTGCACGTATTGTACGGGTAAGCTTCGTCCGAATGTAGTTTTGTTTGGGGAGAGCTTGCCACAGGAAGCTTGGAATCGTTCCTTCAATGAAATTCAAAATGCTGATTTAGTCATTGTGATAGGAACAAGCTTAGAAGTGTATCCCGTAAATCAATTGCCGAGAATGGCGCGCGGTAAGCTTGTTTATATTAATTTGGACGTAAGTGGTAGTACAAGACAATTTGATTTAGTGTTAGAAGGATCAGCGGGAGAGGTGCTAACTAAAATTGATCAGAAATTAGCACTTTTTTAA
- a CDS encoding class I SAM-dependent methyltransferase: protein MEHLLACMKILGDDTIQRTQLTHRIQLVKAFQITKGMKVLEIGCGQGDTTVALADAVGENGQIVAIDIASPEYGAPITLGEAAKAIQQSPIGSRITFQFETDFLHFETDQKFDVAILSHCSWYFKNPELLVSYFKKLKTMAKRVCFAEWDLDYELIPQRAHFCAVNILALYSAFFEGDGNIQNVFHKTYIKQLLIETGFIIEQEQIVDATYLQDGVWEIDYSRELLAEFQHAPLKIQTLVNSYVHLMNDEAKEILSLNSFVLCARA, encoded by the coding sequence ATGGAGCATTTATTAGCATGCATGAAAATACTTGGGGATGATACGATTCAACGAACACAGCTGACACATCGTATTCAGCTTGTTAAAGCCTTTCAAATAACAAAAGGGATGAAAGTATTAGAAATTGGTTGTGGCCAAGGAGATACTACGGTTGCTTTAGCTGATGCAGTAGGAGAAAATGGACAAATTGTTGCAATCGATATTGCGTCACCTGAATATGGCGCACCAATTACTCTTGGTGAGGCTGCAAAAGCGATACAGCAGTCCCCTATTGGTAGCCGCATCACTTTCCAATTTGAAACGGATTTTTTACACTTTGAAACAGATCAAAAATTCGATGTGGCCATTTTATCCCATTGCTCATGGTACTTTAAAAACCCGGAGCTACTCGTTTCGTATTTTAAAAAGTTAAAAACAATGGCAAAACGTGTTTGCTTTGCGGAATGGGATCTTGATTATGAACTTATTCCTCAACGTGCCCACTTTTGTGCGGTCAATATTTTAGCCCTTTATTCTGCGTTTTTTGAAGGTGATGGCAATATTCAAAATGTATTCCATAAAACCTACATTAAGCAATTACTTATCGAAACAGGGTTTATTATCGAACAGGAGCAAATTGTCGATGCCACGTATTTACAGGACGGTGTGTGGGAGATTGATTATAGTAGAGAATTACTTGCAGAGTTCCAGCATGCACCTTTGAAAATTCAAACATTGGTAAATAGCTATGTGCATTTAATGAATGATGAAGCAAAGGAAATTTTGTCACTTAATAGTTTTGTCCTTTGCGCAAGAGCATAA
- a CDS encoding GNAT family N-acetyltransferase, with protein MDDKNELLALFHKELRYEAQPQGYIREETTHVVRHISNFDENGFIISSNVNEDNAREIINKELSYFSNRKQNFEWKVYSYDQPTNLKDILEKEGFEIGNPEALMVMKLADQHPLLKNSEVHSVKEITDEQGIQDIVVLEDTIWNESHAELGERLWRDKQHNPESLYIYGIYEGRQLVSAAWMYIEANSSFASLWGGSTLPLFRGKGYYTKLLAVRAQKAYEKGYPNLTVDASPMSRPILEKCGFSCLAYSYGCQSPTIK; from the coding sequence ATGGACGATAAAAATGAATTACTCGCACTTTTTCACAAAGAACTTCGCTATGAAGCCCAACCACAAGGCTACATAAGAGAGGAAACAACACATGTTGTGCGACACATTTCTAATTTTGATGAAAACGGGTTTATAATCTCTTCGAATGTAAACGAAGACAATGCAAGAGAAATAATTAACAAAGAGTTAAGCTATTTTAGTAACCGTAAGCAGAATTTTGAATGGAAGGTGTATAGCTACGATCAACCTACTAATTTGAAAGATATTCTTGAAAAAGAAGGATTTGAAATTGGTAATCCCGAAGCTCTGATGGTCATGAAATTGGCGGATCAACACCCTTTGCTTAAGAATAGTGAAGTCCATAGTGTAAAGGAAATAACAGATGAACAAGGCATTCAAGACATTGTTGTTCTTGAAGATACCATCTGGAACGAATCTCATGCGGAGCTTGGGGAAAGGCTTTGGAGAGACAAACAGCATAATCCTGAATCCCTATACATTTATGGGATATATGAAGGCCGTCAGCTTGTAAGTGCAGCTTGGATGTACATAGAGGCAAATTCATCTTTTGCGAGTCTTTGGGGAGGATCAACACTGCCATTGTTTCGAGGGAAAGGTTATTACACAAAATTACTGGCTGTTCGTGCACAAAAGGCATATGAAAAGGGATATCCTAATCTTACTGTTGACGCCAGTCCAATGAGCAGACCAATCCTAGAAAAGTGTGGTTTTTCTTGTCTTGCATACTCATATGGATGCCAGTCACCTACGATTAAATAG
- a CDS encoding GNAT family N-acetyltransferase has protein sequence MQKLSNEIVELVPINESHIVGLFEAAQYPEIWTHMSVELKTHEDVKKYVIDGMEKAKKGTDFPFVIFEKSTNRIVGSTSYMDISTVHKRLEIGSTWLTPSVWRSAVNTNCKFLLLQYGFEQLDLHRIQIKTGHENIQSQKAIERLGAVKEGVLRNHMIRKEGNIRHTVMYSITNEEWPLIKERFLNELL, from the coding sequence ATGCAAAAATTGAGTAATGAAATTGTTGAATTAGTACCGATCAATGAGTCGCATATCGTTGGGCTTTTTGAAGCAGCACAATATCCAGAAATTTGGACACATATGTCAGTTGAGTTAAAGACGCATGAGGACGTTAAAAAATATGTGATTGATGGAATGGAGAAGGCAAAGAAGGGGACGGATTTCCCGTTTGTTATTTTTGAGAAGAGCACGAATCGTATTGTAGGCTCTACATCATATATGGACATATCAACTGTACATAAACGATTAGAAATTGGGTCGACATGGTTAACACCTTCTGTATGGCGCAGTGCGGTGAATACGAATTGTAAGTTCCTTTTATTGCAATATGGTTTTGAACAGCTCGACTTGCACCGCATCCAAATTAAGACTGGACATGAAAACATTCAATCCCAAAAGGCAATTGAGCGTCTAGGTGCTGTGAAAGAGGGGGTTTTAAGAAATCATATGATTCGTAAAGAGGGAAATATCCGCCATACAGTTATGTATAGTATTACGAATGAAGAATGGCCATTGATTAAAGAACGTTTTCTAAATGAATTACTTTAA
- a CDS encoding lipid II flippase Amj family protein: protein MIAIFILMIHSIETLAYAVRLSGVRVRLLASALSLFNMMVMVSRLANMMQQPFTGSLVDKAPSETAFVFVENQFRFIIGFASIGTLLGILCLPTFIAIFSRAIIHLGEERGSIVALLKKGFTFSYLRRGMQLIRKPSLSYLRGISLKDMPVQLFVINIVITAIYTIGVLSALYASLLIPDYKTTAIMVSGLINGVATILLIVFIDPKISILADDVLNNKGSYIDLKRVSLLMMSSRFLGTLFAQVLFIPGAHYVAWFTRFIV, encoded by the coding sequence ATGATTGCAATCTTTATCTTAATGATTCATTCCATTGAAACTCTTGCCTATGCAGTGCGATTATCGGGAGTCCGTGTGCGACTATTAGCATCTGCATTATCACTTTTTAATATGATGGTCATGGTATCTAGATTAGCGAATATGATGCAACAACCTTTTACAGGGAGTTTAGTTGACAAAGCTCCTTCAGAGACAGCTTTTGTATTTGTTGAAAATCAATTTCGATTCATTATCGGATTCGCATCAATCGGCACCTTATTAGGAATCCTTTGTTTGCCTACATTTATTGCCATATTTTCCCGGGCAATTATACACTTAGGAGAAGAAAGAGGCTCTATTGTTGCATTATTAAAAAAGGGGTTTACGTTTTCGTATTTACGACGTGGGATGCAACTCATTCGAAAACCTAGTCTTTCGTATTTACGTGGGATTAGTTTAAAAGATATGCCAGTCCAATTATTTGTTATAAACATAGTCATTACAGCGATTTATACGATTGGCGTATTATCCGCCCTATATGCGAGCTTATTAATTCCTGACTATAAAACAACCGCTATTATGGTGTCGGGGCTAATAAATGGCGTAGCAACGATTTTGTTAATTGTGTTTATTGACCCAAAAATTTCAATTCTGGCGGATGATGTCCTTAATAATAAAGGCAGCTATATAGATTTAAAAAGGGTATCGTTACTCATGATGAGTTCAAGATTTTTAGGAACACTATTCGCTCAAGTTCTCTTTATTCCAGGCGCACATTATGTCGCTTGGTTTACTCGATTCATTGTGTAA
- a CDS encoding YvrJ family protein — protein sequence MFEDNLLINLISNIGFPIVITIYLLLSFERKIEGLQQAIQSLSKEIDSPKNKE from the coding sequence ATGTTTGAAGACAACCTTTTAATTAATCTGATTAGCAACATTGGATTCCCAATTGTCATTACCATTTACCTTTTACTCAGTTTTGAACGAAAAATAGAAGGACTTCAACAGGCCATACAAAGTTTATCGAAAGAAATAGATTCTCCAAAAAACAAGGAGTGA
- a CDS encoding sigma-70 family RNA polymerase sigma factor, producing MDIKEIKNPLLRDFLSIEEHYELYEQYFLTPNENLKKKIEECFGRFYAQVRVVSYFSKTIHFAARNFDKKKRAYERSNLLYLDAPSKTNEGVKENSTTLKELIEDKNAMSNFENPFEQKLEELILDYTLHHSILTLNTRQKQILYLAYVLNLSDNEIGKQFNVTQQAISKSKNNALKKVRRMINV from the coding sequence ATGGATATTAAAGAAATAAAAAATCCACTATTAAGAGATTTTTTATCTATTGAAGAACATTATGAGCTATACGAGCAATACTTTTTAACACCTAATGAAAACTTAAAGAAAAAAATCGAAGAATGTTTTGGGAGATTTTATGCGCAAGTCCGTGTAGTATCCTATTTTTCCAAAACCATTCACTTTGCTGCCCGTAACTTTGATAAGAAAAAAAGAGCGTATGAACGAAGTAATTTATTGTATCTTGATGCTCCAAGTAAAACGAATGAAGGTGTAAAAGAAAATTCCACCACATTAAAGGAATTAATCGAAGACAAAAATGCAATGAGTAATTTTGAAAACCCTTTTGAACAAAAGTTAGAAGAACTTATCCTAGATTATACTCTTCATCATTCTATTCTTACACTTAATACTCGACAAAAACAGATTTTATATTTAGCTTACGTTTTGAATTTATCAGATAATGAAATCGGAAAGCAATTTAATGTAACGCAGCAAGCGATATCGAAATCTAAAAATAATGCATTAAAGAAGGTGAGGCGAATGATCAATGTTTGA
- a CDS encoding leucine-rich repeat domain-containing protein — protein sequence MKKIGILMVFLALLSGCEREILKDESKGTIAINTINEISPQVQKEVALQLAIPTETLSEKDFQNMRNFYVNVDDPTLKTALSKMTRLEALAIYVPINDLSLIISKTNLKYLTIENNSLSDIKFLSTLPALKELYLSSNQLGQLQSLNALQKLQSLSIINNQIQDIMLLDTLTSLQYLNISDNNVTSLTPLLALENLTMFTASNNAITDAAALEKMSKLTHLNLEGNPIESLDFVNGLANLEVLSIANTKVFDLAPLAHLNNLIQLDIRGTEVTSSEPLFGLNQLKFLILDKQNVKDWTLLENKEGLMITETPIMAE from the coding sequence ATGAAAAAAATTGGCATATTAATGGTATTCCTTGCTTTACTAAGTGGCTGTGAAAGGGAAATTTTAAAAGATGAATCAAAAGGTACAATTGCAATAAATACAATAAATGAAATCTCTCCGCAAGTCCAAAAAGAGGTAGCCTTACAACTTGCTATTCCTACAGAAACGCTCTCAGAAAAAGACTTCCAAAACATGAGGAATTTTTACGTAAATGTAGATGATCCAACGTTAAAGACAGCTTTAAGTAAAATGACTCGTTTAGAGGCTCTTGCTATATATGTGCCAATAAATGATCTTTCATTAATTATTTCAAAAACGAATCTTAAATATTTAACGATTGAAAATAATTCATTGTCAGATATTAAATTTTTGTCAACATTGCCAGCATTAAAAGAGCTCTATTTGTCTAGTAACCAGTTAGGGCAATTACAAAGTTTAAATGCATTGCAAAAATTACAATCCCTTTCCATAATAAATAATCAAATTCAAGATATTATGTTACTGGATACATTAACTTCATTGCAATACTTAAACATTTCTGATAACAACGTTACTTCACTTACACCATTACTAGCCCTTGAAAATTTAACAATGTTTACAGCATCGAATAATGCAATTACAGATGCAGCTGCGCTTGAAAAAATGAGCAAACTTACGCATTTGAATTTAGAGGGGAATCCAATCGAATCGCTTGATTTTGTAAATGGATTAGCCAATCTTGAAGTGTTAAGCATTGCAAACACCAAAGTATTTGATTTAGCACCTTTAGCACATTTAAATAATTTAATTCAATTAGATATTCGAGGAACAGAGGTAACTTCGAGTGAACCACTTTTCGGTCTAAATCAGCTGAAGTTCCTCATACTTGATAAGCAAAACGTAAAAGATTGGACATTACTTGAAAATAAAGAGGGGCTTATGATTACAGAAACACCCATTATGGCTGAATAA
- a CDS encoding AAA family ATPase, translated as MTIGKTHSGKSTFANLVEKQLPNSVVLDQDNNAQFIHTFYEKLLPTVGPNSFKQGLSSYILHYAVQHSALHIILCNANLKKHDRLLLLETFFPKEHFIHIIVHFHIPEEILLSRIRNSSRITTIFRDPSMTFEQLLVRQQKDSEENVIENPSLDEADYLFTIQNNEDATHILQEILFISKSI; from the coding sequence ATGACTATCGGTAAAACCCATAGCGGAAAATCTACATTTGCCAATTTAGTAGAAAAACAACTACCAAATTCTGTTGTACTTGATCAGGATAACAACGCTCAATTTATACATACCTTTTACGAAAAATTACTCCCTACAGTCGGTCCTAATTCGTTTAAACAAGGATTATCTAGCTATATTCTTCATTATGCTGTGCAACACTCTGCACTCCATATTATTCTATGTAACGCCAATTTAAAGAAACATGACCGTCTGCTTCTGCTCGAGACGTTTTTTCCAAAGGAGCATTTTATTCACATTATTGTGCATTTCCATATTCCAGAGGAAATACTACTTAGTCGAATACGCAATAGTTCGCGGATAACAACTATATTCAGAGATCCTTCGATGACCTTTGAACAATTATTAGTACGACAACAAAAGGATTCTGAAGAAAATGTTATTGAAAATCCTTCTTTAGATGAAGCCGATTACTTGTTCACTATCCAAAATAATGAGGATGCAACACATATCCTTCAAGAAATTTTGTTCATTTCGAAGAGTATTTAA
- a CDS encoding DUF5694 domain-containing protein: MEILLLGTIHLEETTDMVQLNKEARNKFDEEQFEILTDDLAFFQPEQIFVEYPYKMQEQLDAQYKDFSLNGRPLQRNEIYQIGFRLASKLGQKKIYAVDWNEEISGIKGLEAITDEQSVTALQKLLQKTTVKMQTVFSKIQTGNIVEFFKFINTAEQNLQDHQLYVDLMLLQDEVAFEWVANYWYYRNLKIVQNIRKSIEQGTQKAVIIYGAGHNYLLQQMLQDDPQITVTPYGEYTVQEIAHCSKKNL; this comes from the coding sequence ATGGAGATTTTACTACTTGGTACAATTCATTTAGAAGAAACGACAGATATGGTACAGCTGAATAAAGAGGCACGAAATAAGTTTGATGAAGAACAGTTTGAAATACTTACGGATGATTTGGCATTTTTCCAACCGGAGCAAATTTTTGTGGAATATCCATATAAAATGCAGGAGCAATTAGATGCTCAATACAAAGACTTTTCACTAAATGGCAGACCACTTCAACGTAATGAGATATATCAAATTGGATTTAGATTAGCAAGTAAATTAGGGCAAAAAAAAATTTATGCAGTGGATTGGAATGAAGAAATTTCGGGTATTAAAGGTTTAGAGGCAATAACGGATGAACAATCTGTTACAGCATTACAAAAATTACTTCAAAAGACAACAGTCAAAATGCAAACAGTTTTTTCAAAAATTCAAACAGGCAATATCGTGGAATTTTTTAAGTTTATAAATACTGCAGAACAAAATCTTCAGGATCATCAACTGTACGTTGATTTAATGCTCTTACAAGACGAGGTTGCATTTGAATGGGTTGCGAATTATTGGTATTATCGTAATCTTAAAATTGTACAAAACATTCGTAAATCGATCGAACAAGGTACACAAAAAGCTGTAATTATTTATGGAGCTGGTCATAACTATTTACTTCAGCAGATGCTACAGGATGACCCTCAAATAACTGTAACCCCATATGGAGAATACACTGTTCAAGAAATCGCTCACTGTTCTAAAAAAAATTTATAG
- a CDS encoding Type 1 glutamine amidotransferase-like domain-containing protein: MERHIVTISGGGFSEETDAYIDNYIVRIKRKDSPIKICFVATASNDAQGYIDKFYSAFQHEEPAHLTIKDFSLPNIQAIVNAFDIVYIGGGHTQSMLKVWRSTDFDRVLINAYKQGVILAGISAGAMCWFEHYTSENSEQEYESFQGLGLLKGALCPHYNDPIRKQHFDEWAKKENLSPLYLLEDHENLHFINENCVAKIST; this comes from the coding sequence ATGGAGCGTCATATTGTAACCATTTCAGGTGGTGGCTTCTCAGAAGAGACTGATGCCTATATTGACAATTATATAGTGCGGATAAAACGAAAGGATTCACCTATTAAAATTTGCTTTGTTGCAACTGCGAGCAATGATGCACAAGGATATATTGACAAATTTTATTCTGCTTTTCAACATGAAGAACCAGCCCACCTTACGATTAAAGATTTTTCACTACCAAACATTCAAGCAATCGTCAATGCATTTGATATTGTTTATATCGGCGGTGGGCATACACAATCTATGCTAAAAGTATGGCGTAGTACGGACTTTGATCGCGTACTAATAAATGCGTACAAGCAAGGAGTTATTCTTGCAGGGATTAGTGCAGGCGCAATGTGTTGGTTTGAACATTATACTAGCGAAAATTCCGAACAAGAGTATGAGTCCTTCCAAGGCCTTGGACTATTAAAGGGAGCTCTTTGCCCTCATTATAATGATCCTATTCGAAAACAACATTTTGATGAATGGGCGAAAAAAGAAAACCTATCACCTCTCTATTTACTAGAGGATCATGAAAACTTACATTTTATTAATGAAAATTGCGTTGCGAAAATAAGTACATGA